AGCGCATGGCCTCCAGGTATTCCTGTACGTTGATCCGGCGCCAAATTTCCGGATAGTCAAAGGCTTCGTAGTCCGGAGCATATTGATGCATGATGTTGATATAGGTTGTTTTTGGAAGGTTTTCAGCCACCCATCGGATGAATTTTTCGGTACCGGCGACCCGGTTGGGCATGACCAGGTGTCGAATCATCAATCCGCGGACGGCAATTCCCCGGCTGTCGGCCTGGTGCAGCCCGACCTGCCGGTGCATTTCGATAACCGCTTTCTGTGACACCTTGGGATAATCGGAAGCCTTGCCCAAATATTTTTCGGACTGATCGGCGTCCATAAATTTCATATCCGGCAGATAAATATCCACGATGCCGTCCAAAATGTTCAAGATCTCAAAGCGCTCGTAACCGCTGGTGTTGTACACCAAAGGAAGACGGAGCCCTTTCTTAAAGGCGATTCCAGTAGCATTGAGAATGTTCGGCATGACATGGGTGGGTGTAACCAGGTTGATATTGTGACATCCGATCTTTTGAAGATGCAGCATTATATCCGCCAGGGCTTCATCGGTCACTTCTTTGCCGTAACCTTTATGGGAAATAGGCCAATTTTGGCAGAAGACACAGCGCAGATTGCAATTGGAAAAAAAGATCGTGCCGGATCCTTCTTTGCCCACCAGCGATAGTTCTTCACCAAAATGGGGGTGTGAGGAATAGAGCATCGGTTTGGCGGTTGCCCGGCAAAAACCTTGCTCGCCATTGAGTCGATTTGTTCCGCACCGCCGGGGGCAAAGTTCGCATTCCTCGAAAATAGCGTAAGCCTGCTGGATTCTCTGAGCCAGCTTGCCTTCG
Above is a genomic segment from Candidatus Desulfatibia profunda containing:
- a CDS encoding radical SAM protein — its product is MELTRREFIKSSLLLGGSLFAPNAAFYTSNNKGLPWFPAYGKLESEGKLAQRIQQAYAIFEECELCPRRCGTNRLNGEQGFCRATAKPMLYSSHPHFGEELSLVGKEGSGTIFFSNCNLRCVFCQNWPISHKGYGKEVTDEALADIMLHLQKIGCHNINLVTPTHVMPNILNATGIAFKKGLRLPLVYNTSGYERFEILNILDGIVDIYLPDMKFMDADQSEKYLGKASDYPKVSQKAVIEMHRQVGLHQADSRGIAVRGLMIRHLVMPNRVAGTEKFIRWVAENLPKTTYINIMHQYAPDYEAFDYPEIWRRINVQEYLEAMRWADAYGLTNLDPVSLKIRKFYEKQNT